Proteins co-encoded in one Patescibacteria group bacterium genomic window:
- a CDS encoding prepilin-type N-terminal cleavage/methylation domain-containing protein, translated as MKNIFWRERGFSMTELLVVMFIISLISAITLANYRQGQRKYILAQSVQKLVSDIRKAQNMALSGFDIAGAYYGYGVYLEEGDSYYIIYGDVNDNSTYQSSDDIIEEVSLFPQGVEVDSVSTPAGKMSIFFEPPQPTTYINGNNTPGLSGTISLKVTNSSLSKTIRVTTAGLIQVE; from the coding sequence ATGAAAAATATTTTTTGGCGAGAGAGAGGTTTTTCAATGACGGAATTATTAGTAGTAATGTTCATTATCAGCTTAATCTCCGCCATCACTTTAGCAAATTACAGGCAAGGCCAAAGAAAATATATTTTGGCTCAGTCCGTTCAGAAATTGGTTTCCGATATTAGAAAAGCGCAAAATATGGCTTTGAGCGGTTTTGACATCGCGGGCGCCTATTACGGCTACGGCGTTTATCTTGAAGAAGGCGATTCGTATTATATTATCTACGGGGATGTAAACGATAATTCAACTTACCAGTCATCGGACGATATTATCGAAGAAGTTTCCTTGTTTCCTCAAGGCGTTGAGGTAGATTCGGTTTCAACGCCTGCCGGGAAAATGAGCATATTTTTTGAACCGCCCCAGCCAACCACCTATATTAACGGCAATAATACGCCAGGTCTTTCGGGGACTATCTCGTTAAAGGTTACAAATTCTTCCTTATCTAAGACGATTCGGGTTACCACAGCTGGGTTGATTCAAGTTGAGTAG
- a CDS encoding radical SAM protein — protein sequence MFGNYTKILKKEDRDLFELLPGYVCNANCRFCSIDPEKRNVNNSTRELLKIIYDAKKDGFKYLGIGGGEPTVRKDLQILINFAKHLKFDIVRIETNGIALAYPDYCKHLVESGLDFVKISIHSHKDKIHDYLVNVPGAFKNILKTIENLQELKVRIEINTVINKYNYKEYLQFVDFFSQMGIGSFCFIYPLYTGRMAKNWREVGISIKKVAPYLKKTLNLIDKLELDKGIVFNIPFCCLSGHEDKMVESSPFNTKVGAPDIIVESIDFERIKNKTKFKRCQECKYYQNCEGVWNSYSKLFGDSEFQPVYEK from the coding sequence ATGTTTGGAAATTATACAAAAATATTAAAAAAGGAAGATAGAGACCTCTTTGAGTTATTGCCTGGTTATGTCTGTAACGCGAATTGTAGGTTTTGTTCTATTGATCCAGAAAAAAGGAATGTTAACAATTCAACAAGAGAGCTTCTGAAAATAATTTATGACGCTAAAAAAGATGGTTTTAAGTATTTAGGAATCGGTGGCGGAGAGCCGACAGTAAGAAAAGATTTGCAAATCTTAATAAATTTCGCTAAACATTTAAAATTTGATATTGTTAGAATAGAAACAAATGGCATTGCCCTCGCGTATCCTGATTATTGCAAGCATTTAGTCGAATCAGGTTTAGATTTTGTGAAAATTTCAATTCATAGCCATAAAGATAAAATACATGATTATTTAGTAAATGTTCCAGGAGCTTTTAAAAATATATTAAAAACTATCGAAAATTTACAAGAATTAAAGGTTCGTATAGAGATAAATACAGTTATAAACAAATATAATTACAAAGAGTACTTGCAATTTGTTGATTTTTTTAGTCAGATGGGGATCGGAAGTTTTTGCTTTATTTACCCCCTATATACAGGGAGAATGGCCAAGAATTGGCGTGAAGTGGGAATTAGTATTAAAAAAGTCGCGCCTTATTTAAAAAAAACGCTTAATTTAATTGACAAATTAGAATTAGATAAAGGAATAGTTTTTAATATCCCTTTTTGCTGTTTGTCTGGTCACGAAGATAAAATGGTTGAGTCCAGCCCTTTTAACACCAAGGTTGGCGCGCCAGACATTATTGTGGAAAGTATTGATTTTGAGCGAATTAAAAATAAAACTAAATTTAAAAGATGCCAAGAGTGCAAATACTACCAAAATTGCGAAGGTGTCTGGAATAGTTATTCCAAACTTTTTGGCGATAGTGAATTCCAACCTGTTTATGAAAAATAA
- a CDS encoding PKD domain-containing protein gives MLKFFHLKTQLASVVIFISIFLIVAIVVFFGIGQKITIVQAGLEDNVVGFAWSENIGWISFNNLSDGSAVNYGVNVDVSNGNFSGYAWSEHIGWISFNESDTGVPPSNDPCPGSSCIAKAVPSNQLGRSNVNINGWARALSYGGGWDGWIRFDHGQANPAYIGADGDWHGWAWGSDVVGWISFNGADAAAGGNYKVIIDVQSPIVSDLSVSVGDSTTYCGNAAHYFSWNYYDPSGDDEERFQFQVDNNSDFSSLEVDRDFGGLSNPSPTTNNQTVTVAETPVAGQLGYSTTYYWRVKVYDSEGNDSGWVVGPSFATEPHRYPSINFNWLPTEPSVEEDVLFSDQSVVYGGASKSSWSWTFENGNPGSSSAQDPTIQFTTTGEKDVVLRVTDSDGYTCSKTQTIGVQESLPDWKEIIPW, from the coding sequence ATGCTAAAATTTTTTCATTTAAAAACACAATTGGCATCAGTAGTCATTTTTATTAGTATTTTTTTAATTGTTGCCATTGTTGTTTTTTTTGGTATTGGTCAAAAAATTACTATTGTTCAAGCTGGATTAGAAGACAATGTTGTTGGATTTGCTTGGTCGGAAAACATCGGTTGGATTAGTTTTAATAATCTTTCTGACGGAAGCGCTGTTAATTATGGAGTTAATGTAGATGTGAGTAATGGTAATTTTTCCGGGTACGCATGGTCGGAACATATTGGTTGGATTAGTTTTAACGAAAGCGATACGGGGGTTCCTCCTTCTAATGATCCTTGTCCAGGTAGTAGTTGCATTGCCAAGGCCGTTCCGTCAAATCAGTTGGGTAGATCAAATGTTAATATTAATGGTTGGGCTAGAGCGCTCTCTTATGGCGGCGGTTGGGACGGATGGATTAGGTTTGATCATGGTCAGGCCAACCCGGCGTATATTGGCGCGGATGGCGACTGGCATGGATGGGCTTGGGGTAGCGATGTTGTTGGTTGGATTAGTTTTAACGGCGCCGATGCCGCCGCGGGCGGCAATTACAAAGTAATCATTGATGTCCAGTCGCCTATTGTTTCTGATCTTAGTGTTTCTGTCGGAGATTCAACGACATATTGCGGCAACGCGGCTCACTATTTTTCTTGGAATTATTATGACCCAAGCGGCGACGATGAAGAAAGATTTCAATTCCAAGTTGACAACAACAGCGATTTTAGTTCTCTTGAGGTAGATCGCGACTTTGGCGGATTATCTAATCCGAGTCCGACGACAAATAATCAAACAGTGACAGTTGCCGAAACGCCCGTGGCCGGTCAACTGGGATACAGCACGACATATTATTGGCGGGTAAAGGTCTATGACAGCGAGGGTAATGATTCCGGCTGGGTGGTTGGTCCTTCTTTCGCGACCGAACCGCATCGGTATCCATCAATTAATTTCAATTGGTTGCCAACCGAGCCAAGCGTGGAAGAAGATGTTCTTTTTTCCGACCAGTCGGTTGTTTACGGCGGGGCGTCAAAATCATCTTGGTCTTGGACATTTGAAAACGGTAATCCAGGTTCTTCCAGCGCGCAAGATCCGACAATTCAATTTACAACGACGGGCGAGAAGGATGTTGTTTTAAGGGTAACTGATTCAGACGGATACACCTGTTCAAAAACCCAAACAATTGGCGTCCAAGAGAGTTTGCCCGATTGGAAGGAGATTATTCCTTGGTAA
- a CDS encoding prepilin-type N-terminal cleavage/methylation domain-containing protein — MKVSIWGLPPKTGAAPKSGFSLIGVIVAIFIVSVGMIGILDLSQASLRAASLSQARLTASGLAQEGIEMVRYMRRTQSDWSDWYDTVLSGDYLVQYDNPNLLAFSEMPLKFNTVSGLYQYDSGDNSQFYRKISLTKISSDEVKVVVEVKWQRGGAWRNLTAEDRLWNWK; from the coding sequence ATGAAAGTATCTATTTGGGGGCTGCCCCCTAAAACGGGGGCAGCCCCCAAATCTGGGTTTTCTCTAATCGGCGTAATTGTCGCGATTTTTATTGTTTCCGTTGGCATGATTGGCATCTTAGATTTAAGTCAGGCCTCTTTGCGGGCTGCTTCTTTGAGTCAAGCGCGATTAACCGCTTCGGGCTTGGCGCAGGAGGGGATAGAGATGGTTAGATATATGAGGAGGACGCAGTCGGATTGGAGCGATTGGTATGACACAGTTTTAAGCGGCGATTATTTGGTTCAATACGACAATCCTAATTTGTTGGCTTTTTCTGAAATGCCTTTGAAATTTAATACTGTGAGCGGGCTTTATCAATATGATTCAGGCGATAATAGTCAATTTTATCGTAAAATTAGTTTAACGAAAATATCTTCTGATGAAGTTAAGGTGGTTGTGGAAGTTAAATGGCAAAGGGGCGGCGCTTGGCGGAATCTAACCGCGGAAGATAGGTTATGGAATTGGAAATAA
- a CDS encoding pilus assembly PilX N-terminal domain-containing protein, with translation MAKRQLVEKNFQKGAISIVLAVLVLSMISTIVIGIATLTIQQTRLAGQTGQSVIALYAADAGAERCLYEVRKEMGIGCDVAGGGTVADSLDFNARAKYTADYNGSDTITSKGEYMSISRKIELNW, from the coding sequence ATGGCAAAAAGACAACTAGTGGAAAAAAATTTTCAAAAAGGGGCGATTTCCATTGTTTTGGCGGTTTTGGTTTTGAGTATGATTTCAACGATTGTGATAGGGATAGCTACTCTAACAATCCAGCAGACTAGATTAGCCGGGCAAACAGGCCAATCAGTCATCGCGCTTTACGCCGCTGACGCCGGCGCGGAGAGATGTTTGTATGAGGTGAGGAAAGAAATGGGAATTGGATGCGATGTTGCTGGCGGGGGAACTGTTGCGGATAGTCTTGACTTTAACGCTCGCGCGAAATATACTGCCGACTACAATGGCTCGGATACTATTACTTCAAAGGGGGAATATATGAGTATTAGCCGCAAGATAGAATTGAATTGGTAG
- a CDS encoding prepilin peptidase, translated as MILDFLFLPCLFLIGVITSYQDFKEGKIKNKWIVSGLIYGVAILIVLAIWNLIAEPVMVFYYTNIKHEAVDASWQIITIRWDYFGKVFLNCAIALIIGYALWYFNLWSAGDAKLFFVFSLLLPLKYYQDAAFPYFPSLSLLINTFIPILLFLICQNFFLFFRDIMAFKGKMLNLKERILKLKNSLKKDYYNYLKIGTGYFMIFIFFQLIKTELRVQLSSELQGILFLLIIVFRKILEKFLRKVWIVITIFVVISFYLIINYIFYSRAIWSKLFLSIENSIVFMFVFILISSLLSFVPQKQKTHISFAFWMFLGLLITIFFKSFIVSFSRTLF; from the coding sequence ATGATACTTGATTTCCTATTTTTACCATGCCTTTTTTTAATCGGTGTAATTACGAGCTACCAAGATTTTAAAGAGGGAAAAATAAAAAATAAATGGATTGTATCGGGATTGATTTATGGCGTCGCGATACTAATTGTTTTAGCTATTTGGAATTTAATAGCTGAACCAGTAATGGTTTTTTACTATACAAACATTAAACATGAGGCGGTAGACGCTTCTTGGCAGATTATTACCATTAGGTGGGATTATTTTGGGAAAGTGTTTCTTAATTGCGCTATTGCTTTAATAATTGGTTACGCTCTTTGGTATTTTAATCTGTGGTCAGCTGGCGATGCTAAATTGTTTTTTGTTTTTTCTTTATTGTTGCCTCTTAAGTATTATCAAGACGCGGCGTTTCCTTATTTTCCCTCTCTTTCTTTGTTGATCAATACTTTTATTCCAATTTTGCTTTTTTTAATTTGTCAGAATTTTTTTCTTTTTTTCAGGGACATAATGGCTTTTAAGGGGAAAATGTTAAATCTCAAAGAAAGAATTTTAAAATTAAAAAATTCATTAAAAAAAGATTATTATAATTATTTGAAGATTGGAACTGGGTATTTTATGATTTTTATATTCTTTCAATTAATCAAAACAGAACTTAGAGTTCAGCTTAGTAGTGAATTGCAGGGTATTTTGTTTTTATTAATTATTGTCTTTCGCAAAATTTTGGAAAAGTTTTTAAGAAAAGTTTGGATTGTTATCACTATTTTTGTTGTAATAAGTTTTTATTTAATAATAAATTATATTTTTTATTCCCGAGCGATATGGTCAAAACTTTTTCTCTCAATTGAAAATTCAATAGTTTTTATGTTTGTATTTATACTTATTTCATCTTTGCTCTCATTTGTTCCGCAAAAACAAAAAACTCACATTTCCTTCGCTTTTTGGATGTTTCTTGGTCTTTTAATTACTATTTTTTTTAAAAGCTTCATTGTTTCTTTTTCAAGGACATTATTTTAA
- a CDS encoding serine protease codes for MRKKVFNLFAILVIGGLGGVLADQFFLPYLSTIPSFSKIKFIHQSGNGTTIINPTEKIVITENTAIEDAVSKVGPCLVIVQALQGEKIISQGSGFVIASDGLIITAADNISTKADRYLIFRNSHSLAAEVVKKDVGSNLALLKIGESNLPVVSFVDFEDLRLGQRIILIGAELTEEGLNRFVNLGIIRSIYAKILKINLTEQNSSANGGPLVNIKGEVIGLNLVDQKGLIETIPSSQIKLFAGF; via the coding sequence ATGCGTAAAAAAGTTTTTAATTTGTTCGCAATTTTGGTCATTGGAGGGCTGGGCGGCGTTTTGGCTGACCAGTTTTTTTTACCGTATCTTTCCACAATTCCTTCATTTTCTAAAATTAAATTTATTCATCAATCGGGAAATGGGACAACTATTATCAATCCAACAGAAAAAATTGTTATTACTGAAAATACGGCGATAGAAGACGCCGTGAGTAAGGTCGGACCTTGCTTGGTTATTGTCCAGGCGCTTCAAGGGGAGAAAATAATTAGTCAGGGTTCGGGTTTCGTGATTGCGAGCGATGGCTTGATTATAACGGCGGCTGACAATATTTCCACTAAAGCCGACCGGTATTTAATTTTTAGAAATAGTCATTCTTTGGCGGCGGAAGTCGTGAAAAAAGACGTGGGAAGTAATCTGGCTTTGCTTAAAATAGGCGAGAGTAATTTGCCAGTCGTTTCTTTTGTTGATTTTGAGGACTTGCGATTAGGACAGAGGATTATTTTAATAGGCGCCGAATTAACAGAAGAAGGGTTAAATCGTTTTGTTAATTTAGGCATCATTAGAAGTATTTACGCGAAAATTCTCAAAATCAATTTAACTGAGCAAAATTCTTCAGCCAATGGCGGTCCGTTGGTTAATATCAAGGGCGAGGTCATCGGTCTAAACCTAGTAGACCAAAAAGGCCTCATTGAAACAATCCCCTCCAGTCAAATCAAATTATTTGCAGGGTTTTAA
- a CDS encoding radical SAM protein, translated as MSIISITNQCNQNCLFCSAKGRKDQLEKEFFKQIINQEKSGLVISGGEPTLSKDLFWVIRKAKDKKLFVELQTNGITCYYKKLAIDLINSGVDLFNINFPSHISSAHNQITQTKGLFNKKIIGIKNLQERRANFRLTCIVNSLNYKRLKNYVVFVNKNFPKVEYIQFSFIKIIGATGENPEILISYKKARPFLLEAFRKCQKFDIKFIIDHIPPCYLEEYKEHHIDYQKISRGEKPEYSLREKIKMIECERCSLSSYCCGVRKDYLKFFGQKTKVRPIK; from the coding sequence ATGAGTATTATTTCTATCACAAATCAATGCAACCAAAACTGTCTTTTTTGTTCGGCTAAAGGGAGAAAAGACCAGTTGGAAAAAGAATTTTTTAAGCAGATAATTAATCAAGAAAAAAGCGGTTTGGTTATAAGTGGCGGAGAACCGACTTTATCGAAGGATCTTTTTTGGGTAATTAGAAAAGCGAAAGATAAGAAATTATTTGTTGAATTGCAGACCAACGGAATAACTTGTTATTATAAAAAATTAGCGATTGATCTTATTAATTCTGGTGTGGATTTGTTTAATATAAATTTTCCTTCTCATATTTCTTCAGCGCATAACCAAATAACTCAAACCAAAGGATTGTTCAATAAAAAAATAATAGGAATAAAAAATCTACAAGAAAGAAGAGCGAATTTTCGCTTAACTTGCATTGTTAATTCTTTAAATTATAAGCGCTTAAAAAACTATGTTGTTTTTGTTAATAAAAATTTTCCAAAAGTGGAATATATCCAATTTAGTTTTATAAAAATAATAGGAGCGACTGGGGAAAATCCCGAAATTTTAATCAGTTATAAAAAAGCGAGACCTTTTTTATTGGAAGCATTTAGGAAATGCCAAAAATTTGATATAAAATTTATTATTGACCACATTCCCCCTTGCTATTTAGAAGAATATAAGGAGCATCACATTGATTATCAAAAAATAAGCCGTGGCGAAAAACCAGAATATTCTTTGAGGGAAAAGATAAAAATGATAGAATGCGAGCGTTGTTCTTTATCGTCTTATTGTTGTGGAGTGAGAAAGGATTATTTAAAGTTTTTTGGCCAAAAAACTAAAGTCAGACCAATTAAGTAA
- a CDS encoding cysteine desulfurase, with translation MNIINIKNEFPVLKKKINGKKLIYFDNACTALKPKSVIKAVNDYYQNLGVCGGNRSSHYLSWQVQELVEKTKENVRQFINASLSDDIIWTKNTTEGINLIAASLPISKEKNEIVLTTLEHHSNLLPYYEQSKKRGLKIKILSPNKDGTLDLDKLNKIITKKTALVAITHLSNVTGLVYPVKKIADLTHSKGAKILVDDAQYVASHKEDVQENKIDYLVFSGHKLGAPTGIGVLYVREGHLKNFSPFNVGGGTVQSVKIKGNNIYVKYLPSSSGFEAGIQHYAGIAGLNSAINFLSDIGYQKITRKIESLTHYAQQQLRNISEVKFLIDYKQQKPSSLIAFYLKSKKLSLYDFNLYLNYELKDHAIAVRCGHHCAQPLHDFFGSPISMRLSFFIYNTEEEVDIFIKAFKKFLKND, from the coding sequence ATGAACATTATTAATATAAAAAATGAATTTCCCGTTTTGAAGAAAAAAATTAATGGTAAAAAATTAATTTATTTTGATAATGCCTGTACGGCGCTAAAACCAAAGTCCGTAATTAAAGCAGTTAATGATTATTATCAAAACCTAGGGGTTTGCGGCGGTAATCGTTCAAGCCATTATTTAAGTTGGCAAGTTCAAGAATTAGTCGAGAAGACCAAAGAAAATGTAAGGCAATTTATAAACGCTTCATTATCTGATGACATAATTTGGACTAAAAATACGACTGAAGGCATTAATTTAATCGCGGCCTCACTGCCAATAAGTAAGGAAAAAAATGAAATAGTGCTGACAACTCTTGAGCATCATAGTAATTTACTTCCGTATTATGAACAAAGCAAGAAAAGGGGATTAAAAATTAAAATTTTATCGCCTAACAAAGATGGAACTTTAGATTTAGATAAATTAAATAAAATTATTACCAAGAAAACAGCGTTAGTCGCGATTACTCATTTGTCTAATGTTACAGGGTTAGTTTATCCAGTGAAAAAAATTGCTGATTTGACGCATAGTAAAGGAGCGAAGATTTTAGTTGATGACGCGCAATATGTCGCCTCGCATAAAGAAGATGTTCAAGAAAATAAAATAGATTATCTTGTTTTTTCAGGGCACAAACTTGGCGCTCCGACGGGCATAGGTGTTTTATATGTTCGCGAAGGCCATCTTAAAAATTTTAGCCCTTTTAATGTTGGTGGCGGAACCGTTCAATCAGTAAAAATAAAAGGTAATAATATTTATGTTAAATATCTTCCATCATCATCGGGATTTGAAGCCGGCATACAGCATTACGCAGGAATAGCCGGTCTTAATTCCGCTATTAATTTTTTGTCTGACATCGGCTATCAAAAGATTACTAGAAAAATTGAATCCCTCACTCATTATGCTCAACAACAGTTGCGAAATATTAGTGAAGTTAAATTTTTAATCGATTATAAGCAGCAGAAGCCCAGCTCATTAATAGCGTTTTATCTAAAATCCAAAAAATTATCTCTTTATGATTTTAATCTTTACTTAAATTATGAATTAAAGGATCATGCTATCGCGGTTCGTTGTGGCCATCATTGTGCTCAGCCTTTGCATGATTTTTTTGGCTCTCCTATTTCCATGAGATTATCTTTTTTTATTTACAACACAGAAGAGGAAGTTGATATTTTTATTAAAGCTTTTAAAAAATTTTTAAAAAATGATTAA
- a CDS encoding type II secretion system GspH family protein → MELEIMKNKDKKNGFTLVELLVAMATFSLIMLSVSTISISVIKTQRRVFVMQNVQESAGYILETMNKEIRASEIISASGDGLISLSIINSNGDSIDYQFSSDKIQRRVNAGVWQDLSPSDLEVVGGFYVTKESFPARALVTTVMKIGTVDGQVEEEFEMDLQSTIASRRF, encoded by the coding sequence ATGGAATTGGAAATAATGAAAAACAAAGATAAAAAGAACGGATTTACATTAGTTGAGTTATTGGTGGCTATGGCTACTTTTAGTTTAATTATGTTAAGCGTGTCAACAATATCTATTTCTGTTATTAAAACCCAGCGAAGGGTCTTTGTGATGCAGAATGTTCAAGAATCAGCTGGCTATATTTTAGAAACAATGAATAAGGAAATCCGAGCGAGCGAAATTATTTCAGCTTCAGGTGATGGTTTGATTTCTTTAAGTATTATTAATTCTAATGGAGATAGCATTGATTATCAATTTTCCAGCGACAAAATTCAAAGGCGAGTAAATGCGGGAGTTTGGCAGGATTTAAGTCCTTCGGATCTTGAAGTGGTGGGCGGATTTTATGTCACGAAAGAGTCCTTTCCCGCGCGCGCGCTCGTTACGACAGTCATGAAGATAGGAACAGTAGATGGACAGGTGGAAGAAGAGTTTGAAATGGATTTGCAAAGCACCATTGCTTCAAGGCGGTTCTAA
- a CDS encoding radical SAM protein produces MKNKSKKINKIVIITGYRCNNNCQFCLNVDKRDLVDKTTEQVMKEMAWARNNGFTYLELIGGEPTIRPDILDLIKFASQLKFKNIVMATNGRLFAYEKFAKRIVQAGLTDLIFSIHGHNAKLHDLLTQSKGSFEQMARGIKNIQDLGLKRLGTNTIIIKQNYLYLKKIGQLIIKFGFKNSEFIFVDPTYGAANNNFFRFVPKISKIAPYVRQCLELGRKNKIPHWTVRYVPFCHFVGYEGQISEFQESKTFHTEHLAPDFTNLNVENSRKQLARVKTDRCNGCKAYDICEGIWRDYIKHYGDKELNPIS; encoded by the coding sequence ATGAAAAATAAAAGTAAAAAAATTAATAAAATAGTCATTATTACTGGTTATCGTTGCAACAACAATTGCCAATTTTGTTTGAATGTTGATAAAAGAGATTTAGTCGATAAAACCACCGAACAAGTTATGAAGGAAATGGCATGGGCCAGGAATAATGGTTTTACTTATTTAGAATTAATTGGGGGCGAACCGACCATTAGACCTGACATTCTTGATTTAATTAAATTTGCTTCTCAATTGAAATTTAAGAATATAGTGATGGCTACTAACGGTCGACTTTTTGCTTATGAAAAATTTGCTAAAAGAATTGTTCAAGCTGGTTTAACTGATTTGATTTTTTCCATTCATGGGCATAACGCGAAGCTACATGATTTACTAACTCAATCAAAAGGAAGTTTTGAGCAAATGGCGCGAGGCATAAAAAATATTCAGGATTTGGGGCTCAAACGGTTAGGCACCAATACGATTATTATTAAGCAAAATTATTTGTATTTAAAAAAAATTGGGCAGTTAATTATAAAATTTGGATTTAAAAATTCTGAATTTATTTTTGTGGATCCTACTTACGGAGCTGCTAATAATAATTTTTTTCGATTTGTTCCGAAAATTTCTAAAATTGCCCCCTATGTTCGTCAATGCTTGGAATTGGGAAGAAAAAATAAAATTCCTCATTGGACAGTTCGTTATGTTCCTTTTTGTCATTTTGTGGGATACGAAGGTCAAATTAGCGAATTTCAGGAATCAAAAACTTTTCACACAGAACATTTGGCGCCTGATTTTACAAATTTAAATGTAGAAAATTCCAGAAAACAATTGGCTCGCGTTAAAACAGACAGATGCAATGGTTGCAAGGCCTACGATATTTGCGAAGGAATTTGGCGAGATTATATAAAGCATTATGGCGATAAAGAGTTAAACCCAATTAGTTAA